GCATATTAAAGGGCAAGAGGTGCCCATGCATGAACCAAGAGGAAAGAAAGGCGTGGGATTAGCGTACGCCATTTCCAACCGGGGTGCTTGCCACTTGCAGGCCGAGCACGATGACTTCTTCGAAGACGAGGCTTGGTTGTTCCCCGAAATAGGCTTGGACCAGACAGTACACAGGCTGGATATGGGCAAGGACAAAGCCAGAATGGTCAAGGTTTTGGGGGACTTCAAGGCCCTGTACGATAGTCTCTCGGTGTGTATGTACGCATCGTGGCCAGAGGGCGGCGTGAAGCCACACACCATCAGGGACATCGTGGCAGCAGCAACGGGATGGGATGTCACGATGACCGAACTGATGCTCGTTGGGGAGAGAGCCTTTAACTTGTGCAGGGCGTTCAACGTTCGCGAGGGGATCTCGAGGAAGGACGATGTGCTGCCAGCCAGGCTGATGGAGCCCCTGCCAGAAGGTCTATACAGTGGCGAGGCCATACCGCAAGATGCCTTTGACAAAATGCTGGATTACTACTATGAGTTCCGGGGGTGGGATAAAGGGACTGGAATTCCGACGAGAGAAAGGCTCGAAAATCTGGGATTAGGTTATGTAGCAGAGGAGTTGGGTGCCTTAGGGCTGCTGAAATAGAGGGGCAAGTTGCATAAACGGATAGCGTGCTTTCAGATGCGGAATCTCTATGACGGAGATTCCGCATCTCACTACCCTTTTGGTCCCAAAGGGTGTCTGGGGTCCTCTGAGTAGGTGTGCGTCGAGCGTTGCTATCGCAAATGCTGGAAAGATAAGAGGTGATTCCGCTTATGAAAGTGAAGGTCGAGTTCTGTTGTGGATTGGCTCTGCGTCTGAGCAGAGAAAAGGCAGCACTCATCGAGGTGAGCGATGATGCCACTTTGCGCGATGTCTCCAAGGCTCTCGCGGAAAGGTTCCCCGCTTTTCTAGGCCCGCTCATCGTTCCAGAGACGTATGATTTGGTCAAGCCCCACTTCTTCAATGTGAACGGGCAGCGCGTCGCGCAGAGTTTAGATATCAAAGTCAAGGACAACGAACGCCTTTTGTTGATGTCCCCTGTCGCAGGGGGGTAGAATTTCAGGAGAGGGAACAAGGGAGAAAGTGGGGTGTTATAGAGAATGAAATTGCAGGATAGGGTGGCGCTTATATCCGGGGGCAATTCAGGTATTGGCCGGGCCACAGCCGTGCTCTTCGCCAAAGAGGGAGCCCGAGTGAGTATTGTGGCACGTGATGAGACGCGGGGTAGTCAGACGTTGGAGGAGATTGCAA
This portion of the Chloroflexota bacterium genome encodes:
- a CDS encoding MoaD/ThiS family protein, which encodes MKVKVEFCCGLALRLSREKAALIEVSDDATLRDVSKALAERFPAFLGPLIVPETYDLVKPHFFNVNGQRVAQSLDIKVKDNERLLLMSPVAGG